The bacterium BMS3Abin14 genome includes a region encoding these proteins:
- the purA gene encoding adenylosuccinate synthetase — MANVVVIGAQWGDEGKGKIVDVYTERADLVVRYQGGHNAGHTVVVGGETTILHLIPSGILHPGKQCLIGNGVVVAPDALVAEIDSIVARGVDLDGRFFISEKAHVIMPYHVALDQAREEQKGARAIGTTGRGIGPAYEDKAARTGIRIGDILNPSVFREKLETALEFKNFVLTGFFGKEPFDELEVFESTLALGERIRGYVADTTDLLQQEIVHGKNVLFEGAQGSHLDIDHGTYPFVTSSSTTAGGACTGSGVGPGSIDGVIGISKAYTTRVGGGPFPTELVGEMGERIRDAGGEYGATTGRPRRCGWFDAVVLEQSARVNGFTGLVITKLDVLDGIDPIRICTGYSCGDLRVDHLPANLDQLTMCKPIYEDHPGWKGATKGVRDWKALPEEAQAYIRRLEDLIGVPIAIVSTGPDRDDRVDLVDPWA, encoded by the coding sequence ATGGCAAATGTCGTGGTTATCGGCGCCCAGTGGGGTGACGAAGGTAAGGGTAAAATCGTTGACGTCTACACCGAAAGGGCCGATCTGGTGGTGCGCTACCAGGGGGGGCACAATGCGGGGCACACCGTTGTCGTGGGGGGAGAGACGACCATCCTCCATCTCATCCCTTCCGGCATCCTGCATCCCGGAAAACAGTGCCTGATAGGAAACGGGGTGGTCGTGGCTCCAGACGCGCTGGTGGCTGAAATTGATTCGATCGTCGCCAGGGGAGTCGACCTGGACGGGCGGTTTTTTATCAGCGAGAAAGCCCACGTCATCATGCCTTATCACGTTGCCCTGGACCAGGCGAGGGAGGAGCAGAAAGGGGCCAGGGCCATCGGGACGACGGGCAGGGGGATCGGGCCGGCCTACGAGGACAAGGCAGCCCGCACCGGTATACGGATCGGTGACATCCTGAACCCATCAGTTTTCCGTGAGAAGCTTGAAACAGCCCTCGAATTCAAGAACTTTGTCCTCACCGGATTCTTCGGCAAAGAGCCCTTCGACGAGCTGGAGGTTTTCGAATCCACCCTGGCCCTGGGCGAGCGTATCCGGGGTTACGTCGCCGATACCACAGATCTTTTGCAGCAGGAAATCGTCCATGGGAAAAACGTCCTGTTCGAGGGGGCGCAGGGAAGCCATCTTGACATCGACCACGGTACTTACCCCTTCGTAACCTCGTCCTCCACCACGGCAGGAGGCGCCTGCACCGGTTCCGGGGTGGGGCCCGGTTCCATCGACGGGGTAATCGGCATCTCCAAGGCATATACCACGAGGGTGGGCGGGGGGCCGTTTCCCACCGAACTCGTGGGGGAGATGGGTGAACGTATCAGGGACGCGGGAGGCGAGTACGGGGCCACCACGGGAAGGCCCAGGCGGTGTGGGTGGTTCGACGCCGTTGTGCTGGAGCAAAGCGCCCGAGTCAACGGGTTCACCGGGCTCGTGATCACTAAGCTGGATGTCCTCGATGGTATCGATCCCATCCGGATCTGTACGGGATATTCCTGCGGCGATCTCAGGGTCGATCATCTTCCGGCGAACCTGGACCAGTTGACCATGTGCAAGCCCATTTACGAGGATCATCCGGGTTGGAAAGGGGCAACAAAGGGTGTCAGAGACTGGAAGGCCCTTCCCGAGGAGGCTCAGGCTTACATAAGGAGGCTTGAGGATCTGATCGGGGTTCCCATCGCCATTGTCTCCACTGGACCCGACAGGGATGACCGTGTGGACCTGGTCGATCCCTGGGCCTGA
- the hisZ gene encoding ATP phosphoribosyltransferase regulatory subunit, translating to MKKPESSWLLPTGVFEMPPARAAFIRMVEGQLMETFRLWGYSEVRTPAMEYLETMAQGLETAELDMAFKLVDRATGRVMVLRSDMTPQVARMAALALRDVPHPLRLCYVSDVYRYSGDPSRPRRELIQAGAELLGTDDPRADAEVIALAVESLKRIGISAIRISLGQVSYARGLLKECGLSRETEDLLIGAADRKDVGEVGRILDRAKVQPPLRRCVLSLAKLHGGIETVREAMKGAPNRECSDALSNLMDVLDLAVSHGVDASLIDVDLGELSSFRYHTGIVFSGFVSGAGRAVLKGGRYDDLAGKFGRSSPATGFAIDILELLEIVSRNDVTLGGVDYLLVNRSGDRTRGPTAAMELRRKGRGVFCLIRDLGDDELPAFAGAHGIATIIVLEDGGVRRWDVKAGKSAPCEIDSL from the coding sequence ATGAAAAAACCGGAAAGTTCCTGGCTGCTGCCCACCGGTGTTTTCGAGATGCCGCCCGCCAGGGCCGCGTTTATCAGGATGGTGGAAGGGCAGCTCATGGAAACGTTCCGGCTGTGGGGCTACAGTGAGGTCCGCACGCCGGCCATGGAGTATCTGGAGACCATGGCCCAGGGGCTTGAGACCGCCGAACTGGACATGGCCTTCAAACTGGTGGACCGGGCCACCGGCAGGGTGATGGTCCTTCGTTCCGACATGACCCCTCAGGTTGCCCGTATGGCGGCCCTGGCCCTCCGTGATGTCCCGCATCCCCTGCGGCTGTGCTACGTCTCGGATGTCTACCGTTATTCCGGGGACCCCAGCAGGCCCAGGCGTGAGTTGATCCAGGCCGGCGCCGAGCTTCTGGGCACGGACGATCCCCGGGCGGACGCCGAGGTGATCGCCCTTGCCGTCGAGTCCCTCAAAAGGATAGGAATTTCAGCGATCAGGATCTCCCTCGGGCAGGTCAGTTATGCCAGGGGGCTGCTTAAGGAGTGCGGCCTGTCCAGGGAAACTGAGGACCTCCTCATCGGTGCTGCGGACAGGAAGGACGTCGGGGAGGTCGGGCGGATTCTCGACCGGGCGAAGGTACAGCCGCCCCTGAGGCGATGCGTTCTCTCTCTGGCCAAGCTGCACGGCGGCATCGAGACAGTAAGGGAAGCCATGAAGGGAGCCCCCAACCGGGAGTGCTCCGATGCCCTTTCCAACCTTATGGATGTCCTTGACCTCGCTGTTTCCCACGGCGTCGATGCCTCTCTCATAGATGTGGACTTAGGAGAGCTGTCCTCGTTCCGATATCATACGGGAATAGTCTTTTCCGGTTTTGTTTCGGGCGCCGGCAGAGCGGTTTTAAAGGGCGGAAGATACGATGACCTTGCCGGCAAATTCGGGCGGTCTTCCCCTGCCACCGGCTTTGCCATCGATATCCTTGAGCTCCTTGAGATTGTGTCAAGGAACGATGTCACACTCGGAGGGGTTGATTACCTCCTTGTAAACCGATCGGGAGACAGAACGAGAGGGCCGACAGCCGCCATGGAACTGAGACGCAAGGGCCGGGGGGTATTCTGTCTTATCCGGGACCTGGGCGACGATGAGCTTCCGGCCTTCGCCGGTGCACACGGGATTGCGACGATAATTGTTCTGGAGGACGGAGGAGTGAGGAGATGGGATGTCAAAGCCGGCAAGTCGGCCCCGTGTGAAATCGATTCCCTCTGA
- the serA_2 gene encoding D-3-phosphoglycerate dehydrogenase — protein sequence MKVLVSDKLSPAGVEILERTAGLSVDVNVGLKPEELKEIIGQYDGLVIRSATKVTAEIIQAASSLKVVGRAGIGVDNVDIPEATKRGIVVMNTPGGNTVTTAEHAVSMMCSLARSIPQADASMKAGRWDKKLYMGVELMNKTLGIIGVGNVGSIVANRAQGLKMNVIAYDPYISEEAAEKMGVEVVDLDELYQRSDFISVHVPKTDETKNLIDSEAFKKMKKGVRLINCARGGIVNEADMSEALKKGLVAGAAFDVFSSEPPDKDNPLLEQDNVILTPHLGASTGEAQVNVAIAVASQIADYLVNGTITNALNVPSVSGDLLPKVQPYIDLADKLGSLTAQLAEFAPKSVEVRYAGSVRDLPLEPITISVLKGILEPVLGVGAVNFVNAPVLATDRGLKVNEVKSSEPENYSNLIEVTLSSGNDRMMAGGYIFEGREPRIVSIDGFSMEAIPEGHVLVLRNEDRPGVIGNLGKTLGSHGINIASMQIGRDRPGGEALSFIQIDSEPGDDVIEALGKLPHIKTVTRVNF from the coding sequence ATGAAGGTACTCGTAAGCGACAAGCTGTCCCCTGCCGGCGTGGAGATCCTTGAAAGGACAGCCGGCCTGTCGGTGGACGTCAACGTCGGACTCAAACCGGAAGAACTCAAGGAGATCATCGGGCAGTACGACGGCCTGGTGATCCGCAGCGCCACAAAGGTCACTGCTGAGATCATCCAGGCGGCCTCCAGCCTCAAGGTCGTCGGGCGGGCCGGTATCGGGGTGGATAATGTTGACATCCCGGAGGCTACCAAGCGGGGGATCGTGGTCATGAACACCCCCGGCGGAAATACGGTGACCACGGCTGAGCACGCAGTTTCCATGATGTGTTCCCTGGCCAGGAGTATCCCTCAGGCCGACGCGAGCATGAAGGCCGGCAGGTGGGACAAGAAACTTTACATGGGCGTGGAACTCATGAACAAGACCTTGGGGATCATCGGGGTCGGGAATGTCGGCTCCATCGTGGCCAACAGGGCCCAGGGGCTCAAAATGAACGTCATCGCCTACGACCCCTATATCAGCGAAGAGGCGGCCGAGAAGATGGGTGTGGAGGTGGTGGATCTCGATGAACTGTACCAGCGTTCCGATTTTATCAGCGTCCATGTTCCCAAGACAGATGAGACGAAGAACCTCATCGACAGCGAGGCGTTCAAAAAAATGAAGAAGGGGGTGCGGCTCATCAACTGCGCCCGTGGGGGTATTGTGAACGAGGCCGACATGTCGGAGGCCCTGAAGAAAGGCCTTGTGGCCGGGGCGGCATTCGACGTTTTCTCAAGTGAGCCGCCGGACAAGGATAACCCCCTGCTGGAGCAGGATAACGTTATTCTCACCCCCCACCTGGGCGCCTCGACCGGGGAAGCCCAGGTTAACGTGGCCATCGCGGTGGCAAGCCAGATCGCCGATTACCTCGTTAACGGGACCATCACCAATGCGCTTAACGTGCCGTCCGTGAGCGGCGACCTGCTTCCGAAGGTCCAGCCCTACATTGATCTGGCCGACAAACTGGGGAGCCTCACGGCTCAGCTCGCGGAGTTTGCTCCCAAATCGGTCGAGGTCCGCTATGCCGGGTCGGTCCGTGACCTGCCCCTCGAGCCCATTACCATCAGCGTCCTGAAGGGGATACTTGAGCCGGTTCTTGGCGTGGGTGCGGTAAACTTCGTGAATGCCCCTGTCCTGGCCACCGATAGAGGCCTGAAGGTCAACGAGGTGAAGAGTTCGGAACCCGAGAACTACAGCAACCTCATCGAGGTCACCCTGTCATCCGGAAACGACAGGATGATGGCTGGCGGGTATATTTTCGAGGGCAGGGAGCCGAGGATAGTCAGTATCGACGGGTTCTCCATGGAGGCTATTCCCGAGGGCCACGTGCTGGTTCTCCGCAATGAGGACCGTCCGGGCGTCATCGGCAACCTCGGCAAGACCCTGGGCAGCCACGGCATCAATATCGCCAGCATGCAGATCGGCCGCGACAGGCCTGGCGGGGAGGCGCTTTCCTTTATCCAGATCGACTCGGAGCCTGGCGACGATGTCATCGAGGCCCTCGGCAAGCTGCCGCACATCAAGACAGTCACCAGGGTGAATTTCTAG
- a CDS encoding soluble hydrogenase 42 kDa subunit, whose protein sequence is MIKKRIYSPGPVDVSPYTSLEMAKPVLHHRAPEFIGVLKEVFDGLKFVFQTKGDVLMFTSSGTGAMEGAVANILNPGEKAICVNGGKFGERWAQLVSTYGGVPIVIDVPWGQAVDPSVIAGKLENDPGIRAVYLQASETSTGVAHPVKAIAEIVNRYDDKLIIVDGITAVGVMNLPFDEWGLDVVVGGSQKAWRLPPGLSFAAVSDRAWAAVAKCTQPTYYFDWAKERKNVGKPSTAYTPAVSLILGLRQVIREIREEGLEDMFARCASYAEATREAMKALGLRLFAPDSPSDSVTAVLAPEGVDAQAIVKHLRVKYGITVAGGQDHAKGKIFRLSHMGYLDGLDMVTAIAAVEMTLRDMGHKVDLGAGVRRAEEILV, encoded by the coding sequence ATGATCAAGAAAAGAATTTATTCGCCGGGTCCGGTGGACGTATCCCCATACACATCGCTGGAGATGGCCAAGCCCGTGTTGCACCACAGGGCGCCGGAGTTCATCGGTGTTCTGAAGGAGGTTTTCGACGGCCTGAAGTTCGTCTTCCAGACAAAAGGTGACGTGCTGATGTTCACCTCGTCCGGGACCGGGGCCATGGAGGGCGCCGTCGCCAACATCCTGAACCCCGGGGAGAAAGCCATCTGCGTAAACGGCGGGAAATTCGGTGAGAGATGGGCCCAGCTCGTGTCCACCTACGGAGGCGTCCCAATCGTCATTGACGTTCCCTGGGGGCAGGCGGTGGACCCGTCGGTCATCGCCGGGAAGCTGGAGAACGACCCCGGGATCAGGGCGGTCTATCTCCAGGCCAGCGAGACCTCCACAGGGGTTGCCCATCCCGTGAAGGCCATCGCCGAGATCGTCAACCGGTACGACGACAAGCTCATCATCGTCGACGGCATCACTGCCGTGGGGGTCATGAACCTGCCTTTCGACGAGTGGGGGCTGGATGTGGTCGTGGGGGGATCCCAGAAGGCGTGGCGGCTTCCTCCCGGCCTTTCCTTCGCCGCCGTGAGCGACAGGGCCTGGGCGGCAGTGGCAAAGTGTACACAACCCACTTACTACTTCGACTGGGCCAAGGAGAGGAAGAACGTCGGCAAACCGAGCACGGCCTATACCCCGGCCGTTTCCCTCATTCTTGGGCTCAGGCAGGTGATACGCGAGATCAGGGAGGAGGGCCTGGAGGACATGTTCGCCAGGTGCGCCTCCTACGCCGAGGCTACCCGTGAGGCCATGAAGGCCCTGGGGCTGAGGCTTTTCGCGCCCGATTCCCCGTCCGATTCAGTTACCGCCGTTCTGGCCCCCGAGGGGGTGGACGCCCAGGCGATAGTCAAGCACCTGCGCGTAAAATACGGGATTACCGTGGCCGGTGGCCAGGACCACGCCAAAGGGAAGATCTTCCGTCTTTCCCACATGGGATACCTGGACGGCCTGGATATGGTAACCGCCATCGCAGCCGTGGAGATGACGCTCAGGGATATGGGGCATAAGGTTGATCTCGGCGCGGGCGTTCGAAGGGCCGAAGAGATACTCGTCTGA
- a CDS encoding phenylacetate-coenzyme A ligase, whose amino-acid sequence MTRPYWNRALETMPRERLEKMQARMLREVVERAYRKSIFYRDLYRDAGIMPSDIRTLEDVRKLPFVDKAAIASTYPFGMRMCDQAKVRSLHAATTTTRHIVPIFATALDLDHWAERCARILWMVGLRPGDFLQNAFRFGLSTGGVGFHLGAKRAGIISIPASTGGTDRQIDMIMDLGVQGIAMMPSYALYLGLRAQERGIDLAGESSLKVGLFGAEPTSVRMKRRLAELLGLEAFGEYGMNEFLGPGMACQCAVKHGMHAWADHYLVECIDPATGEPMAEGEPGELVWTWLNAEGTAVIRYRSHDLSEVTWEPCPCGRTHPRVRRISGRNDGALSIGGYIVYPSKIAHVMELFPEVGTFQVILDSVKGLDCFTIMVEPEKGAEVDPVRLAGRLQSAVKSYVVCTPMVHVVPRGSLGLVGADPPYRIIDYRRSSGRYGGAEGE is encoded by the coding sequence ATGACCAGGCCATACTGGAATCGGGCCCTTGAGACCATGCCCCGCGAACGTCTGGAGAAGATGCAGGCCCGGATGCTGCGCGAGGTGGTGGAGCGCGCCTACCGCAAGAGCATCTTCTACCGAGACCTTTACCGGGACGCGGGCATAATGCCCTCGGATATCCGCACACTTGAGGACGTGAGGAAACTACCCTTCGTGGACAAGGCGGCCATTGCTTCGACCTATCCTTTCGGCATGCGCATGTGCGACCAGGCCAAGGTGCGCTCGCTTCACGCGGCCACCACCACTACCCGGCATATCGTCCCCATATTCGCCACCGCCCTGGATCTGGACCACTGGGCCGAGCGCTGCGCCAGGATCCTGTGGATGGTGGGCCTCAGGCCGGGCGACTTCCTGCAGAACGCCTTCCGGTTCGGCCTGTCCACCGGGGGGGTCGGATTTCACCTGGGGGCGAAGAGGGCCGGGATCATCAGCATTCCCGCCAGCACCGGGGGGACCGACCGGCAGATCGACATGATAATGGACCTCGGGGTCCAGGGGATCGCCATGATGCCCTCCTACGCCCTCTACCTGGGCCTGCGGGCTCAGGAGCGGGGCATCGACCTTGCCGGGGAGTCCAGCCTGAAGGTGGGACTGTTCGGGGCCGAGCCCACCAGCGTCCGCATGAAGAGGCGCCTGGCCGAGCTCCTGGGGCTGGAGGCCTTCGGTGAGTACGGAATGAACGAGTTCCTGGGCCCCGGCATGGCCTGCCAGTGCGCCGTGAAGCACGGAATGCACGCCTGGGCCGACCACTATCTGGTCGAATGCATCGATCCAGCCACGGGAGAACCGATGGCCGAGGGGGAGCCGGGGGAGCTGGTGTGGACGTGGCTTAACGCCGAGGGTACGGCTGTTATCCGGTATCGCAGCCACGATCTGTCGGAGGTGACCTGGGAGCCGTGCCCCTGCGGCCGCACCCACCCGAGGGTCAGGCGCATCTCCGGCAGGAACGACGGCGCCCTTTCCATTGGGGGGTATATCGTCTATCCGTCCAAGATCGCCCACGTTATGGAGCTTTTCCCGGAGGTGGGCACTTTCCAGGTCATCCTGGATTCCGTGAAGGGCCTCGACTGCTTTACCATCATGGTCGAACCCGAAAAAGGGGCGGAGGTGGACCCGGTGCGCTTGGCGGGGAGGCTGCAGAGCGCCGTCAAATCCTACGTTGTCTGTACCCCCATGGTCCATGTGGTCCCTCGCGGCTCTTTGGGCCTGGTGGGCGCAGATCCCCCCTACCGCATCATCGACTACCGCCGCTCCAGCGGGCGGTACGGCGGGGCCGAGGGGGAGTAA
- the arnT_2 gene encoding undecaprenyl phosphate-alpha-4-amino-4-deoxy-L-arabinose arabinosyl transferase, which produces MRGGAVGYTTLLALTVILLFTGLGSTSLWDIDETSNAQSAEEMLLSGDWVVPTLNGELRTDKPPLHYWLMMASYKVFGVREFSARLFAAIFGFLTVVLTVWAGRKTFGAAAGNLSGLCLAVSFLFTVSSRAATTDAFLLFFTNLAVFAGFFAERSRAMSILSWAAMGFAVLAKGPVGIVLPFGALFIYALMSGRGARGLRRLLDLRGILVFLCIAAPWYYLAASRTGGSLIEGFILKHNVGRFLNPMESHRGPLFYYLLILLPGFFPWAAFLPQAVSRTFRMGRGSGRKDSFGLLLIIWSGLVILFFSVARTKLPTYILPAFPALALMTGAYIQSLDSRHDRGVTGRTWSWIVNLIPAALFPAALVVGFTMRAPGLVPYALAALPMTAAAVAGLLFNLRGQPIKGFRWAAFAAAAGAMGIHLLAAPALEPYRMGPEVGRGIARAAGPSDAAAEWGYFRPSIVFYAHRPVERIRSEDGIEAFLRRPGGRFLVTTEGKYRTLPGGLKDRLKVLEKGVDAVDSNKIILLLERTGASLPGTGREEAAPL; this is translated from the coding sequence GTGAGGGGCGGCGCCGTCGGATACACGACCCTTCTGGCCCTTACCGTCATTCTGCTGTTCACCGGGCTGGGATCAACCTCCCTGTGGGACATCGACGAGACGAGCAACGCCCAATCGGCCGAGGAGATGCTCCTCTCCGGTGATTGGGTGGTGCCGACCTTAAATGGGGAGCTTCGCACCGACAAGCCACCTCTTCACTACTGGCTCATGATGGCCTCCTACAAAGTTTTCGGTGTCCGTGAGTTCTCCGCCCGCCTCTTCGCGGCAATTTTCGGGTTCCTCACGGTGGTGCTCACGGTGTGGGCGGGAAGGAAAACCTTCGGCGCCGCGGCCGGGAACCTTTCCGGACTATGCCTGGCGGTGTCGTTCCTCTTCACTGTCTCCTCGAGGGCGGCCACCACCGACGCCTTCCTGCTCTTTTTCACCAATCTGGCCGTTTTTGCGGGCTTTTTCGCCGAGAGGTCAAGGGCCATGTCCATCCTCTCCTGGGCTGCAATGGGATTTGCCGTCCTGGCCAAGGGGCCCGTGGGGATTGTCCTCCCCTTCGGGGCCCTGTTCATATATGCTCTCATGTCGGGCCGCGGTGCCCGGGGGCTGCGGAGGCTTCTGGATCTTCGGGGCATCCTCGTTTTTCTGTGCATCGCCGCCCCGTGGTACTACCTCGCCGCGTCCAGGACAGGGGGAAGCCTTATCGAGGGGTTCATCCTCAAGCACAACGTCGGGCGTTTCTTAAACCCCATGGAAAGCCACAGGGGCCCCCTCTTCTACTATTTGCTCATCCTTCTGCCGGGGTTTTTCCCATGGGCGGCATTTCTCCCGCAGGCGGTCTCCCGAACGTTCCGCATGGGAAGGGGCAGCGGCCGAAAGGACAGCTTCGGCCTGCTTCTTATCATTTGGTCCGGCCTGGTCATCCTCTTTTTCTCCGTTGCCAGGACCAAACTCCCCACCTATATCCTTCCCGCCTTTCCGGCCCTGGCCCTCATGACGGGTGCCTATATCCAGTCCCTGGACAGCCGGCATGACAGGGGGGTTACCGGGAGGACCTGGTCGTGGATCGTCAACCTCATCCCCGCCGCCCTTTTTCCCGCGGCCCTGGTCGTGGGCTTTACCATGCGGGCGCCGGGCCTTGTGCCATACGCTCTGGCCGCGCTTCCCATGACCGCCGCCGCGGTTGCAGGGCTTCTTTTTAACCTGAGGGGACAACCCATCAAAGGCTTTCGGTGGGCCGCCTTTGCCGCGGCAGCCGGGGCGATGGGGATCCACCTCCTGGCAGCCCCGGCCCTGGAACCCTACAGGATGGGACCCGAAGTGGGCAGGGGTATCGCCCGGGCAGCCGGGCCGTCGGACGCAGCCGCCGAGTGGGGGTATTTCCGGCCTTCCATCGTATTCTATGCCCACAGGCCGGTTGAGCGTATCCGGTCGGAAGACGGGATCGAGGCTTTCCTCAGGCGCCCTGGGGGGCGTTTCCTCGTGACCACAGAGGGTAAGTACCGAACCTTGCCCGGCGGTCTGAAGGATCGTCTGAAGGTCCTGGAAAAAGGTGTTGACGCTGTCGATTCCAATAAGATCATTCTCCTGCTTGAAAGGACCGGGGCGAGTCTGCCTGGGACGGGCCGTGAGGAGGCAGCGCCGCTATGA
- the ybjG gene encoding putative undecaprenyl-diphosphatase YbjG, producing MNRISNRMFCSGTLLWIAAILGAVLLVWANRPLFLAVNGSHFPALDRVMLSITHFGNSSVLAIIVFLAAPFRRDITVRAALSMIIAGIITALAKDLLAMPRPATVFPDLVHVLGPVLHSKSMPSGHTTAAFALAFSLRKAVPRGWYAGALVSAAAVAVSRVYVGAHFPVDVMAGAFVGWLGSRAAGLPSDALAERVRRAGRSFDVVCLILAAVSGIWIILEEPMMRYNPFFLGSVGALGAAAAAVLLVRCLFLERGAS from the coding sequence ATGAACCGAATTTCAAACAGGATGTTTTGCTCAGGGACCCTTCTTTGGATCGCCGCAATCCTGGGCGCCGTTCTGCTGGTCTGGGCCAACAGGCCCCTTTTCCTGGCCGTCAACGGCAGCCACTTTCCGGCCCTGGACCGGGTTATGCTCTCCATAACCCACTTCGGCAACAGCTCTGTCCTGGCCATCATCGTCTTCCTCGCGGCTCCCTTTCGCAGGGATATAACCGTCCGGGCGGCCCTTTCCATGATCATCGCCGGGATTATCACCGCGCTGGCAAAGGATCTTCTCGCCATGCCCCGTCCGGCGACCGTTTTCCCCGATCTCGTACACGTTCTTGGCCCCGTCCTCCACTCGAAAAGTATGCCGTCAGGCCACACCACCGCCGCTTTCGCCCTCGCTTTTTCCCTCCGGAAGGCTGTCCCGAGGGGCTGGTATGCAGGCGCCCTCGTGTCGGCCGCCGCCGTGGCGGTGTCCCGCGTCTACGTCGGAGCCCACTTTCCCGTGGATGTCATGGCGGGGGCCTTCGTGGGCTGGTTGGGAAGCCGTGCCGCCGGGCTGCCGTCCGACGCCCTGGCGGAAAGGGTGCGCCGCGCCGGAAGGTCCTTCGATGTGGTCTGCCTGATCCTTGCCGCCGTATCCGGGATCTGGATAATACTGGAGGAGCCCATGATGCGATATAATCCGTTTTTCCTGGGCTCAGTGGGCGCCCTGGGGGCCGCCGCCGCCGCTGTGCTCCTCGTTCGCTGCCTGTTCCTTGAGAGGGGTGCGTCGTGA
- the arnC_3 gene encoding undecaprenyl-phosphate 4-deoxy-4-formamido-L-arabinose transferase — protein sequence MPRVIKEPSENSVDISVVIPIFNEVDNIPLLTGRVLSVMRGMGRPFELILVDDGSSDGSRDVYGPIAAREPELKIIRFRRNFGQTAAMAAGFDIACGEIIVSLDGDLQNPPEEIPRLVDRLEGDDLDLVSGWRRERRDRAVSRKLPSFFANRIISRITGVKLHDYGCSLKAYRAEILKDVQIYGELHRFLPVLVSMEGGRIAEMEVKHAPRTMGRSKYGISRTYRVLMDLLTVTFLKQYGDRPQHAFGFFGVAMFGGGVLIDGYLAALKLFTGADIGARPLLLLGTLMIIAGIQLLSIGLLSEVMARTYYESQGKPRYRIREIVGE from the coding sequence ATGCCGCGCGTTATAAAAGAACCTTCCGAAAATTCGGTGGACATTTCAGTTGTAATCCCCATCTTCAACGAGGTGGATAATATCCCGCTGCTCACCGGGCGGGTCCTGTCCGTCATGAGGGGGATGGGCCGCCCCTTCGAGCTGATCCTGGTGGACGATGGGAGTTCGGATGGAAGCCGGGACGTCTACGGCCCAATCGCCGCCCGGGAGCCCGAGCTTAAAATCATCCGGTTCAGGCGGAACTTCGGGCAGACCGCCGCCATGGCGGCCGGTTTCGACATCGCCTGCGGGGAGATCATAGTCTCTCTGGACGGGGACCTGCAGAATCCGCCGGAGGAGATCCCCCGCCTCGTTGACAGGCTCGAGGGCGACGATCTCGACCTCGTGAGCGGGTGGCGCCGGGAACGCCGGGACCGGGCCGTAAGCCGGAAGCTGCCGTCTTTTTTCGCCAACCGGATCATCAGCAGGATCACAGGGGTAAAGCTCCACGACTACGGATGCTCTCTCAAGGCCTACCGTGCCGAGATCCTCAAAGATGTCCAGATCTACGGGGAACTGCACAGGTTCCTGCCGGTCCTCGTGAGCATGGAGGGCGGCCGCATCGCCGAGATGGAGGTCAAGCACGCACCGCGCACCATGGGCCGGAGCAAGTACGGCATATCCAGGACCTACCGGGTCCTCATGGACCTGCTCACCGTCACGTTCCTCAAACAGTACGGGGACCGCCCCCAGCACGCCTTCGGTTTTTTCGGCGTTGCGATGTTCGGCGGCGGGGTTTTAATCGACGGCTATCTGGCCGCCCTGAAACTTTTTACTGGAGCGGATATCGGGGCCCGGCCCCTCCTGCTCCTGGGCACACTCATGATCATCGCCGGAATACAGCTCCTTTCCATCGGGCTTCTTTCCGAGGTGATGGCCAGGACCTACTATGAATCCCAGGGGAAACCCAGGTACAGGATCAGGGAAATTGTCGGGGAATGA
- a CDS encoding glyoxalase/Bleomycin resistance protein/Dioxygenase superfamily protein — MKPILDHIGIAVKDLDAAVQTYRALGFEPGSIDDVPGFGVKIAFLPMGDGSIELVQPVSDAGAMAKFLSKKGPGFHHICLRVEDIRAELARLEGLGVQVVDREPREGAHGALVAFLHPKSTGGVLIELVQKTEEKA; from the coding sequence ATGAAGCCGATACTCGACCACATCGGAATAGCGGTGAAGGACCTTGACGCCGCCGTACAGACCTACCGGGCGCTGGGGTTCGAACCCGGGAGCATCGACGACGTCCCCGGGTTCGGGGTGAAGATCGCCTTCCTGCCCATGGGCGACGGCAGTATCGAGCTCGTTCAGCCCGTTTCCGATGCCGGCGCCATGGCCAAATTCCTGTCCAAAAAAGGGCCGGGGTTTCACCATATCTGCCTCCGCGTGGAGGATATCCGGGCGGAGTTGGCCCGCCTGGAGGGGCTCGGTGTACAGGTCGTGGATCGCGAGCCCCGGGAGGGCGCCCACGGCGCCCTTGTCGCCTTCCTCCACCCGAAGAGCACGGGGGGAGTGCTCATTGAGCTGGTCCAGAAGACAGAAGAAAAGGCATAA